A part of Camelus ferus isolate YT-003-E chromosome 6, BCGSAC_Cfer_1.0, whole genome shotgun sequence genomic DNA contains:
- the MED6 gene encoding mediator of RNA polymerase II transcription subunit 6, with protein MAAVDIRDNLLGISWVDSSWIPILNSGSVLDYFSERSNPFYDRTCNNEVVKMQRLTLEHLNQMVGVEYILLHAQEPILFIIRKQQRQSPTQVIPLADYYIIAGVIYQAPDLGSVINSRVLTAVHGIQSAFDEAMSYCRYHPSKGYWWHFKDHEEQDKVKPKVKRKEEPSSIFQRQRVDALLLDLRQKFPPKFVQQKSGEKPVPVDQTKKEAEPLPETVKSEEKETTKNVQQTVGTKGPPEKRMRLQ; from the exons ataaTCTGCTGGGAATCTCTTGGGTTGACAGTTCCTGGATCCCTATTTTGAATAGTGGAAGTGTCCTGGATTACTTTTCAGAAAGAAGTAATCCTTTCTATGACAGGACATGTAATAATGAAGTGGTCAAAATGCAGAGGCTAACATTAGAACACTTAAA TCAGATGGTTGGAGTGGAGTACATCCTTTTACATGCCCAAGAGCCCATTCTTTTTATCATTCGAAAGCAACAGCGGCAATCCCCTACTCAAG TTATCCCACTGGCTGATTACTATATCATTGCTGGAGTGATCTATCAGGCACCAGACTTGGGATCAGTTATAAATTCTAGAGTG ctTACTGCAGTACATGGCATTCAGTCAGCTTTTGATGAAGCTATGTCATATTGTCGATATCATCCTTCCAAAGGGTATTGGTGGCACTTCAAAGATCATGAAGAGCAAG ATAAAGTCAAACCTAAAgtcaaaaggaaagaagaacCAAGCTCTATTTTCCAGAGACAACGTGTGGATGCTTTACTGCTAGACCTTCGACAAAAATTTCCACCCAAATTTGTGCAG caaAAGTCTGGAGAAAAGCCTGTCCCAG TGgatcagacaaagaaagaggcagaaccTCTACCAGAAACTGTAAAATCTGAGGAGAAGGAGACCACAAAGAACGTCCAACAGACAGTGGGCACTAAAGGCCCCCCTGAAAAACGAATGAGACTTCAGTGA